One genomic window of Polyangium aurulentum includes the following:
- a CDS encoding aldehyde dehydrogenase family protein, whose translation MKRYAMLIGGKWVDSVSGDVRELRDPANGDVVGVVPEGGREDARAAIHAAREAFDRGPWRKTSALERGKLLLKLADAITRKAETLSHVEVHGCGKPLAEAQFDVADAANCFEFYGGLATKIHGETMAVPANSLSYVVREPIGVCGQIIPWNYPLLMAAWKLAPALAAGNTCVLKPSEMTPMTALELGELMLEVGFPEGVVNIVTGPGAGCGEEIAESHLVDKIAFTGGTVTGRKIATAAAGNLKKITLELGGKNPNIVFADADFEAAVDGALFGAFANQGEVCSAGSRLLVERSIHDRIVEAMVAKIPRVKLGHGLEPGTKMGPLISAGHRDKVESYVRIGLEEGAKLACGGKRPADPALANGHFLEPTIFVGVKPSMRIAREEIFGPVLSVIPFDSEEEAIAIANDTEYGLAAAVWSRSLARAHRVIRELRAGITWVNTYHPTFNELPWGGYKQSGTGRELGLYGIEQYLETKQVNINLDEAPLGWY comes from the coding sequence ATGAAACGCTATGCGATGCTCATCGGTGGGAAATGGGTCGATTCCGTGTCCGGCGACGTGCGCGAGCTGCGCGACCCGGCGAATGGCGACGTGGTCGGCGTCGTCCCCGAGGGCGGGCGCGAGGACGCCCGCGCTGCGATCCACGCCGCGCGTGAAGCCTTCGATCGCGGCCCCTGGCGCAAGACGAGCGCGCTCGAGCGCGGCAAGCTCCTCTTGAAGCTCGCCGACGCGATCACGCGCAAGGCCGAGACCCTCTCGCACGTCGAGGTCCACGGCTGCGGCAAGCCCCTCGCCGAGGCCCAGTTCGACGTCGCCGACGCGGCCAACTGCTTCGAGTTCTACGGCGGCCTCGCCACCAAGATCCACGGCGAGACGATGGCCGTGCCGGCCAACAGCCTGAGCTACGTCGTGCGCGAGCCGATCGGCGTGTGCGGCCAGATCATCCCCTGGAACTACCCCTTGCTCATGGCCGCGTGGAAGCTCGCGCCCGCGCTCGCGGCCGGCAACACCTGCGTCCTCAAGCCGTCCGAGATGACGCCGATGACGGCCCTCGAGCTCGGCGAGCTGATGCTCGAGGTCGGCTTTCCGGAGGGCGTGGTCAACATCGTCACGGGCCCGGGCGCCGGGTGTGGCGAGGAGATCGCCGAGAGCCACCTCGTCGACAAGATCGCCTTCACGGGCGGCACGGTCACGGGCCGCAAGATCGCCACGGCTGCCGCGGGAAACCTGAAGAAGATCACCCTCGAGCTCGGCGGGAAGAACCCGAACATCGTCTTCGCCGACGCCGATTTCGAGGCCGCGGTCGACGGCGCGCTCTTCGGCGCGTTCGCGAACCAGGGCGAGGTCTGCTCGGCCGGCTCGCGCCTGCTCGTCGAGCGCTCGATTCACGATCGCATCGTCGAGGCGATGGTCGCCAAGATCCCGCGCGTGAAGCTCGGCCACGGCCTCGAGCCCGGCACCAAGATGGGCCCGCTCATCTCGGCCGGGCACCGCGACAAGGTCGAGTCGTACGTGCGCATCGGCCTCGAGGAGGGCGCGAAGCTCGCGTGTGGCGGCAAGCGCCCGGCCGATCCGGCGCTCGCGAACGGGCACTTCCTCGAGCCCACCATCTTCGTCGGCGTGAAGCCCTCGATGCGCATCGCGCGCGAGGAGATCTTCGGGCCGGTGCTGAGCGTGATCCCCTTCGACAGCGAGGAGGAGGCGATCGCGATCGCGAACGACACCGAGTATGGCCTCGCGGCCGCGGTCTGGTCGAGGAGCCTCGCGCGCGCGCACCGCGTGATCCGCGAGCTTCGCGCGGGCATCACGTGGGTGAACACCTACCACCCGACGTTCAATGAGCTGCCCTGGGGCGGCTACAAGCAGAGCGGCACCGGCCGCGAGCTCGGCCTCTACGGCATCGAGCAATATCTCGAGACCAAGCAGGTCAACATCAACTTGGACGAGGCCCCCCTCGGCTGGTACTAG
- a CDS encoding aldehyde dehydrogenase family protein, whose amino-acid sequence MSRHRLWIDGQWRESSRTHTIKSPFTGRVVSVAEEADDALMERALAAARAAQTRFRMTSRYMRSRLLAAMAHQIGERRAQFVAAIVDEAGKPTSLADAEVSRAITTFTVASEEAKRYGGEVFPVDVDTTGRAYDTGVTLLYPRGPVLAITPFNFPLNLVAHKVAPALAIGAPVLVKPAPQTPGATRLLAEVFEACANEVADDRESIPLAALQTISAPNEVTARAIKDPRVAILSFTGSASVGWMLQSQARGKRTVLELGGNAGVIVHADADLPRAAARVAFGAFAYSGQVCISVQNVWVEASVEDAFRGFLLEEVRKVKSGDPRQDGVIVGPLIDGRAAERVLGWIDEAQKAGASVLTGGKRDGNVVQPTVIDRPPESLNVVREEVFGPVVNLFGYRELGEAIEAANRSRFGLQAGIFTDSLRVARRACEELEVGGILVNEVPTYRADHMAYGGVKESGLGREGVRYAMVEYSEQKTIVSYRG is encoded by the coding sequence ATGAGCCGGCACAGGCTCTGGATCGACGGACAGTGGCGGGAGTCGTCCCGCACGCACACCATCAAGAGCCCCTTCACCGGACGCGTCGTCTCCGTCGCCGAGGAGGCGGACGACGCGCTCATGGAGCGGGCGCTCGCGGCGGCGCGGGCTGCGCAGACGCGCTTCCGCATGACGAGCCGCTACATGCGCAGCCGCCTGCTCGCCGCGATGGCGCACCAGATCGGCGAGCGGCGCGCCCAGTTCGTCGCGGCCATCGTCGACGAGGCGGGCAAGCCCACGAGCCTCGCGGATGCCGAGGTCTCGCGCGCGATCACGACCTTCACGGTCGCGTCGGAGGAGGCCAAGCGCTACGGCGGCGAGGTCTTCCCGGTCGACGTCGACACGACGGGGCGCGCGTACGACACGGGCGTCACGCTGCTCTATCCGCGCGGCCCGGTCCTCGCGATCACGCCCTTCAACTTCCCGCTCAACCTCGTGGCGCACAAGGTCGCGCCGGCGCTCGCGATCGGCGCGCCGGTCCTGGTCAAACCGGCGCCGCAGACGCCCGGGGCCACGCGCCTGCTCGCCGAGGTGTTCGAGGCGTGCGCGAACGAGGTGGCCGACGATCGCGAGAGCATCCCGCTCGCGGCGCTGCAGACGATCTCGGCGCCGAACGAGGTCACGGCGCGCGCCATCAAGGATCCGCGCGTCGCGATCCTGAGCTTCACGGGCAGCGCGTCGGTCGGCTGGATGCTGCAGTCGCAGGCGCGCGGCAAGCGCACGGTCCTCGAGCTCGGCGGCAACGCCGGCGTCATCGTGCACGCCGACGCCGATCTGCCGCGGGCCGCGGCGCGCGTCGCTTTCGGCGCCTTCGCGTACAGCGGCCAGGTGTGCATCTCGGTGCAGAACGTGTGGGTCGAGGCGAGCGTCGAGGACGCCTTCCGCGGCTTCCTCCTCGAGGAGGTGCGCAAGGTGAAGTCGGGCGATCCGCGGCAGGACGGCGTGATCGTCGGTCCGCTCATCGACGGCCGCGCAGCCGAGCGGGTGCTCGGGTGGATCGACGAGGCGCAGAAGGCAGGCGCTTCGGTGCTCACGGGCGGCAAGCGCGACGGCAACGTCGTGCAACCGACGGTGATCGATCGTCCGCCCGAGAGCCTGAACGTCGTGCGCGAGGAGGTCTTCGGGCCGGTGGTGAACCTCTTCGGTTATCGCGAGCTCGGCGAGGCGATCGAGGCGGCGAACCGCTCGCGCTTCGGCCTGCAGGCGGGCATCTTCACGGACAGCCTGCGCGTCGCGCGGCGCGCCTGCGAGGAGCTCGAGGTGGGCGGGATCCTCGTGAACGAGGTGCCGACGTACCGGGCCGATCACATGGCCTATGGCGGCGTGAAGGAGTCCGGGCTCGGTCGAGAAGGCGTCCGCTACGCGATGGTGGAGTACAGCGAGCAGAAGACGATCGTCTCGTACCGCGGTTGA
- the gabT gene encoding 4-aminobutyrate--2-oxoglutarate transaminase — MEARRAHVARGPFHSTPVFVARASGAVVEDVDGNRLLDFASGIAVTNLGHAPEDVVRAIQGQAERFLHTSFNVVPYEGYVALAERLNRLAPGRGPKKTFLANSGAEAVENAVKIARAHTRRQGVVCFDHAFHGRTFMAMSLTSKAVYRHGFAPYCGEVYRTPFPYAYRSPEPDAGAWAFRAFRDLVQNHMGPDNLAAVILEPVLGEGGFVDAPKQFVKDLASFCADHGAVFIADEIQTGFGRTGTLFACEQYGVEPDLVTLAKGLGSGLPISAVTGRAEIMDAPIEGAIGGTYGGNPVACAAALAVLDRFEADGFALVGKAKRLGERIGERLMAWKERHPRIGDVRGLGPMRGIELVKDPSTKEPDKAAAGALARFCMQRGLVILTAGTYGNVIRLLVPLTIEEDELEEGLGVIEAGLDEIGRSA; from the coding sequence ATGGAGGCCAGAAGGGCCCACGTGGCGCGCGGCCCCTTTCATTCGACGCCCGTGTTCGTGGCGCGGGCGAGCGGCGCCGTCGTCGAGGACGTCGACGGCAATCGCTTGCTCGATTTCGCCTCTGGCATCGCCGTGACCAACCTCGGGCACGCGCCCGAGGACGTCGTCCGCGCGATCCAGGGCCAGGCCGAGCGGTTCCTGCACACGAGCTTCAACGTCGTGCCCTACGAGGGCTACGTCGCGCTCGCCGAGCGGCTGAACCGCCTCGCGCCCGGTCGCGGGCCGAAGAAGACGTTCCTCGCCAACAGCGGCGCCGAGGCGGTCGAGAACGCGGTGAAGATCGCGCGCGCTCACACCCGCAGGCAGGGCGTCGTCTGCTTCGATCACGCCTTCCACGGCCGGACGTTCATGGCCATGAGCCTGACGTCGAAGGCCGTCTACCGGCACGGGTTCGCGCCCTACTGCGGCGAGGTGTACCGCACGCCCTTCCCCTACGCCTACCGCTCGCCCGAGCCCGACGCAGGGGCCTGGGCCTTCCGCGCCTTCCGCGACCTCGTCCAGAACCACATGGGCCCGGACAACCTCGCGGCGGTCATCCTCGAGCCCGTCCTCGGCGAGGGCGGGTTCGTCGATGCGCCGAAGCAGTTCGTCAAGGACCTCGCCTCGTTCTGCGCCGATCACGGCGCGGTCTTCATCGCGGACGAGATCCAGACCGGCTTCGGACGCACGGGGACGCTCTTCGCGTGCGAGCAGTACGGCGTCGAGCCGGACCTCGTCACGCTCGCCAAGGGCCTCGGCTCGGGGCTGCCGATCTCGGCCGTCACGGGGCGCGCCGAGATCATGGACGCGCCGATCGAGGGCGCGATCGGCGGCACCTACGGCGGCAACCCCGTCGCGTGCGCGGCGGCGCTCGCGGTGCTCGACAGGTTCGAGGCCGACGGGTTCGCGCTCGTCGGGAAGGCCAAGCGCCTCGGCGAGCGCATCGGCGAGCGGCTCATGGCGTGGAAGGAGCGCCATCCGCGCATCGGCGACGTGCGCGGGCTCGGGCCGATGCGCGGCATCGAGCTCGTGAAGGATCCGTCGACCAAGGAGCCCGACAAGGCCGCTGCCGGGGCGCTCGCGCGGTTCTGCATGCAGCGCGGGCTCGTCATTCTCACGGCTGGAACCTACGGCAACGTGATCCGCCTGCTCGTGCCCCTCACCATCGAGGAGGACGAGCTCGAGGAAGGCCTCGGCGTCATCGAGGCGGGGCTCGACGAGATCGGGAGGAGCGCATGA
- a CDS encoding sigma 54-interacting transcriptional regulator, whose amino-acid sequence MSFPPRYEPISPLGKGGGGEVWSARDRITGRAVAFKILAEDADEGEMLALVREAVALSGLEGLGVPRVLRFGRLPKSGRAYLVRELIEGKSLADRLTEPGVAEELFSAVAQAADQLTRLHRALLLHGDIKPANVIVGPNGRATIVDLGLAATFREGGERPSGLTPRYAAPELLAGAPLTVRAEVYALGVTLREVLTAASTSISTATLGALEEVVARATAPDPANRYPSADEVASAIRRAAGLPGEDAESDALAWPVIGLDAPAAALGAQIETLRRGGGVIVTGPVGAGKSTLLRRVAWWLGVQGRAVAWVEAAEAPDPGQALDLELAAHESPSGAVLIVDDADRLAKPELARLAELRAAGARLVVAFDPERLGEGMPGPTLELFAVPPLDAECAREMVRLAIPSLGAAVTDHVIQRAGGFPGKLRAIVETIARAPVVHPADVDRLLAEEEERGTDRERALRLLDRGHLEEAAELLERLSGDRSPAMAFARARLYTNRGDPVRALAELEGVREEALTGADPEIAAGFLLHSARALLRAGDHAGAEKSAMEATARTGLVAASDDAAPPPRTETPRARALVGIAADALSVSGLAQSFSSRHDGAKSTLARAVRLATALGEPRILSVALGSLAFALQRDDQLDAAKGAYQQALAAAEQAGDAGSVATTRLNLAGIAKTQGDLAAALLHLEAAVDMGRRSGRVATLRQALLNLANLELYLGRLARARVSIDALALQRDDLGPHQRAQLYALEAEHASRSGDLASAERLCRACAEAYEAIGRGIDAAEARLERVLVASALPDADAEDLEADLDRAAQAIGGGSAHRPLMSLARARAATIRGDEREAAGYLEEALEAARSSGQKDFVARALEARALLHHDGGKPMLARRDREAALAVLEEIAALLPRDLREVFWDDPRRRALRATCVPELTQSPLSGSVSSPNAITQTGASHSPSSTLAARPMPSEERLARILEINRAIAGELDLARLLDKVTDHAIALLGAERGFVILQSGYAQHDTGGSEPAPESAPPRSDGGLSVHSFRGKGGSEDPHARFSQSIADRVILTGEPVVTVSARDDARMAGYVSVHQLMLQSIACAPIRARSGATIGALYLETRLRPAIAFAEEMPTLTALADQVAIAIETARLVGENARRARELEQTNAVLARTNKELEGARAELEVLLGRRTEELKATKRDLRSARAVLKGHFGYEGLVGRSEAMRRVYALIDRVKDTDIPVLITGESGTGKEMVARAIHNASPRARKPFLGINCGAIPEHLLESELFGHVRGAFTGADRDRKGLFREGTEGTILLDEIGEMPAKMQAGLLRVLQERVVRPVGGAREEPVDTRVVAATHRDLASMVKTERFREDLYYRLHVVEVRVPPLRERIEDVPILIDHFLGIFAARYNRERRSVSRAALRRLMAYAWPGNVRQLENVLLNAWVLSDQPELEPEDFELPDVRAARPTPPAAPIAPEGVAAERASRETSLEAHKAGERERILAALQAANWNRVKAARLVGLPRRTFYRRLKEYGIQ is encoded by the coding sequence TTGTCGTTCCCGCCGCGATACGAGCCCATCTCGCCGCTCGGTAAAGGAGGCGGCGGTGAGGTCTGGTCGGCCCGTGACCGCATCACGGGCCGCGCCGTGGCCTTCAAGATCCTCGCCGAGGACGCGGACGAAGGGGAGATGCTCGCCCTCGTCCGCGAAGCCGTCGCGCTCTCGGGCCTCGAGGGCCTCGGCGTGCCGCGCGTCCTGCGCTTCGGCAGGCTCCCGAAGAGCGGACGCGCCTACCTCGTCCGCGAGCTGATCGAGGGCAAGAGCCTCGCCGACAGGCTCACCGAGCCGGGCGTCGCCGAGGAGCTGTTCTCCGCAGTCGCGCAGGCCGCCGACCAGCTCACGCGCCTGCACCGCGCGCTCCTCTTGCACGGCGACATCAAGCCCGCCAACGTGATTGTCGGGCCAAACGGGCGCGCGACGATCGTCGATCTCGGCCTCGCCGCCACCTTCCGCGAGGGCGGCGAGCGCCCCTCGGGCCTGACCCCGCGCTACGCCGCGCCCGAGCTGCTCGCGGGCGCTCCGCTCACCGTGCGCGCCGAGGTCTACGCGCTCGGCGTGACGCTGCGCGAGGTGCTCACGGCGGCGAGCACGTCGATCTCCACCGCAACCCTCGGCGCGCTCGAGGAGGTCGTCGCCCGCGCGACGGCGCCCGATCCTGCGAACCGCTACCCGAGCGCCGACGAGGTCGCGAGCGCCATCCGCCGCGCCGCAGGGCTGCCGGGCGAGGACGCCGAGAGCGACGCGCTCGCCTGGCCGGTCATCGGCCTCGACGCGCCCGCGGCTGCGCTCGGCGCGCAGATCGAGACGCTCCGTCGGGGCGGCGGTGTGATCGTCACCGGACCTGTGGGCGCGGGCAAGAGCACGCTCCTGCGCCGCGTCGCGTGGTGGCTCGGCGTGCAGGGCCGCGCCGTCGCGTGGGTCGAGGCCGCCGAGGCGCCCGACCCCGGACAGGCCCTCGACCTCGAGCTCGCCGCCCACGAGTCGCCGAGCGGCGCCGTGCTGATCGTGGACGACGCGGATCGTCTCGCCAAACCCGAGCTCGCGCGGCTCGCGGAGCTGCGGGCGGCCGGCGCTCGTCTCGTCGTTGCCTTCGATCCAGAGCGCCTCGGCGAGGGCATGCCTGGCCCGACGCTCGAGCTGTTCGCGGTCCCGCCGCTCGACGCCGAGTGCGCGCGCGAGATGGTGCGCCTCGCGATCCCCTCGCTCGGCGCCGCGGTGACCGATCACGTCATCCAGCGCGCGGGCGGCTTTCCGGGCAAGCTGCGAGCGATCGTCGAGACGATCGCTCGCGCCCCCGTGGTGCATCCGGCCGATGTCGATCGGCTGCTCGCCGAGGAAGAAGAGCGCGGCACCGATCGCGAGCGGGCGCTGCGGCTGCTCGATCGGGGCCACCTCGAGGAGGCTGCGGAGCTGCTCGAGCGGCTCTCGGGCGACAGGTCGCCGGCGATGGCGTTCGCGCGGGCGCGGCTCTACACGAACCGCGGCGACCCGGTGCGGGCGCTCGCGGAGCTGGAGGGCGTGCGCGAGGAGGCGCTCACGGGCGCGGACCCCGAGATCGCAGCGGGCTTTCTGCTGCACTCGGCGCGGGCGCTGCTGCGCGCGGGCGACCACGCGGGCGCCGAGAAGAGCGCCATGGAGGCCACCGCGCGCACGGGCCTCGTGGCGGCCTCGGACGACGCCGCCCCGCCTCCGCGCACCGAGACGCCGCGGGCGCGCGCGCTCGTCGGGATCGCGGCCGACGCCCTCTCCGTCTCGGGCCTCGCGCAGAGCTTCTCGTCGCGGCACGACGGGGCGAAGAGCACGCTCGCGCGCGCGGTGCGCCTGGCGACCGCGCTCGGTGAGCCGCGGATCCTCTCGGTCGCGCTCGGCTCGCTCGCGTTCGCGCTCCAGCGCGACGATCAGCTCGACGCGGCCAAGGGCGCCTATCAGCAGGCGCTCGCGGCCGCGGAGCAGGCGGGAGACGCGGGCAGCGTGGCGACGACGCGCCTGAACCTCGCGGGCATCGCCAAGACGCAGGGCGATCTCGCGGCGGCGCTCCTGCACCTCGAGGCGGCCGTCGACATGGGCCGTCGCTCGGGGCGCGTGGCCACGCTGCGCCAGGCGCTGTTGAACCTCGCCAACCTCGAGCTTTACCTCGGGCGTCTGGCGCGCGCGCGCGTGTCGATCGACGCGCTCGCCCTTCAGCGCGACGACCTCGGCCCGCACCAGCGCGCGCAGCTCTACGCCCTCGAAGCCGAGCACGCCTCCCGCTCGGGCGATCTCGCCTCCGCAGAGCGCCTCTGTCGCGCGTGCGCCGAGGCCTACGAGGCGATCGGCCGGGGCATCGACGCTGCCGAGGCGCGCCTCGAACGCGTGCTCGTTGCCTCCGCCCTGCCCGACGCCGACGCGGAGGACCTGGAGGCCGATCTCGATCGCGCGGCGCAGGCGATCGGCGGGGGCTCGGCGCACCGCCCGCTCATGTCGCTCGCGCGCGCCCGCGCCGCCACCATCCGCGGCGACGAGCGCGAGGCGGCGGGCTACCTCGAAGAGGCGCTCGAAGCGGCGCGCTCTTCGGGCCAGAAGGACTTCGTCGCCCGCGCGCTCGAGGCCCGCGCTCTGCTGCACCACGACGGCGGCAAGCCCATGCTCGCGCGCCGCGACCGCGAGGCCGCGCTCGCCGTGCTCGAGGAGATCGCCGCGCTCCTGCCACGCGATCTGCGCGAGGTGTTCTGGGACGATCCACGCCGCCGCGCGCTACGCGCCACGTGCGTCCCCGAGCTGACGCAGAGCCCCCTGTCGGGCAGCGTCAGCTCGCCCAACGCCATCACCCAGACGGGCGCGAGCCACTCGCCCTCGAGCACCCTCGCCGCGCGCCCCATGCCGAGCGAGGAGCGCCTCGCGCGCATCCTCGAGATCAACCGCGCGATCGCCGGCGAGCTCGATCTCGCGCGGCTGCTCGACAAGGTCACCGATCACGCGATCGCCCTGCTCGGCGCCGAGCGCGGCTTCGTGATCCTTCAGAGCGGCTACGCGCAGCACGACACCGGCGGCAGCGAGCCCGCCCCGGAGTCGGCCCCGCCCCGCTCGGACGGCGGTCTGTCGGTTCACTCCTTCCGCGGCAAGGGCGGCAGCGAGGACCCGCATGCCCGCTTCTCGCAGTCGATCGCCGACCGCGTGATCCTCACCGGCGAGCCCGTCGTCACGGTGAGCGCCCGCGACGACGCCCGCATGGCTGGCTACGTCTCGGTCCACCAGCTCATGCTCCAGTCGATCGCCTGCGCGCCCATCCGCGCGCGCTCGGGGGCCACCATCGGCGCGCTCTACCTCGAGACGCGCCTTCGCCCCGCGATCGCGTTCGCCGAGGAGATGCCCACGCTCACCGCGCTCGCCGATCAGGTCGCCATCGCGATCGAGACCGCGCGCCTCGTCGGCGAGAACGCTCGCAGGGCGCGCGAGCTGGAGCAGACGAACGCCGTCCTCGCGCGGACGAACAAGGAGCTGGAAGGCGCGCGCGCCGAGCTCGAGGTCCTGCTCGGCCGGCGCACCGAGGAGCTCAAGGCCACCAAGCGCGATCTGCGCTCGGCCCGCGCCGTCTTGAAGGGCCACTTCGGCTACGAGGGCCTCGTCGGCCGCAGCGAGGCCATGCGGCGCGTCTACGCGCTGATCGACCGCGTGAAGGACACCGACATCCCCGTGCTCATCACGGGCGAGAGCGGCACGGGCAAGGAGATGGTGGCGCGCGCCATCCACAACGCGAGCCCCCGGGCCCGCAAGCCCTTCCTCGGCATCAACTGCGGCGCGATCCCCGAGCACCTGCTCGAGAGCGAGCTGTTCGGCCACGTCCGCGGCGCCTTCACCGGCGCCGACCGCGACCGAAAGGGCCTGTTCCGCGAGGGCACCGAGGGCACGATCCTCCTCGACGAGATCGGCGAGATGCCGGCCAAGATGCAGGCGGGCCTCCTGCGCGTGCTCCAGGAGCGGGTCGTGCGTCCCGTGGGCGGCGCACGCGAGGAGCCCGTCGACACGCGGGTCGTCGCCGCCACGCACCGCGATCTCGCCTCGATGGTGAAGACCGAGCGCTTCCGCGAGGACCTCTACTACCGCCTGCACGTCGTCGAGGTCCGCGTGCCGCCCTTGCGCGAGCGCATCGAGGACGTGCCGATCCTCATCGATCATTTCCTCGGCATCTTCGCTGCCCGCTACAACCGCGAGCGCCGCAGCGTCTCGCGCGCCGCGCTGCGCCGGCTCATGGCCTACGCCTGGCCGGGCAACGTCCGCCAGCTCGAGAACGTCCTGCTCAACGCGTGGGTTCTTTCCGACCAACCCGAGCTCGAGCCCGAGGACTTCGAGCTGCCCGACGTGCGCGCCGCGCGGCCGACCCCGCCCGCCGCGCCGATCGCGCCCGAGGGGGTGGCCGCGGAGAGGGCGTCGCGCGAGACTTCCCTCGAAGCTCACAAGGCCGGCGAGCGCGAGAGGATCCTCGCCGCTTTGCAGGCCGCGAACTGGAATCGCGTCAAGGCAGCGCGGCTCGTCGGGCTGCCGCGGCGTACGTTCTACCGACGGCTGAAGGAGTACGGGATCCAGTGA
- a CDS encoding alpha/beta fold hydrolase yields MILHQAKVEQAINSDDRGRFVKELCVARVRGGGGSEVPLAMIRKRSAEESGTRASVLLIHGYGQNRYAWHLPSRSLANYLAASNFDVYNLDLRGHGRSRHLGARRPADVSEFVREDIPAAVEEIQRLSGPRPVFLIGHSLGGLVSYAAAPSLGDAAGGVVSIGSPYHFCRGSWPLTLAGYVMLGLDRRVSLGHGALALKSWGEVVRLMRVFVESPVFPLPIRGFLPGSMEPAVLSQHMSLAMDSGSITVLRNMFLAAAEARQSGHRLGGLSGFAEDFEAMDRPLLVIAGTADDLAPPASVEPAYERSRSSDKTYRAFPQGHIDLIMGRGATRIIWPLIERWVTRRAA; encoded by the coding sequence ATGATCCTGCATCAGGCCAAGGTCGAGCAAGCCATCAACAGCGACGATCGCGGGCGATTCGTCAAGGAGCTGTGCGTGGCGCGGGTGCGCGGCGGCGGGGGGAGCGAGGTGCCGCTCGCCATGATCCGCAAGCGCAGCGCCGAGGAGAGCGGGACGCGGGCGAGCGTGCTGCTCATCCACGGCTACGGCCAGAACCGCTACGCATGGCACCTGCCCTCGCGCAGCCTCGCCAACTACCTCGCGGCCTCGAACTTCGACGTCTACAACCTCGACCTGCGCGGCCACGGTCGCTCGCGCCACCTCGGCGCGCGCAGGCCCGCGGACGTGAGCGAGTTCGTGCGCGAGGACATCCCCGCGGCGGTCGAGGAGATCCAGCGCCTGAGCGGCCCGCGCCCGGTCTTCCTCATCGGCCACTCGCTCGGCGGGCTCGTCAGCTACGCGGCGGCGCCCTCGCTCGGCGACGCCGCCGGGGGCGTGGTGTCGATCGGCAGCCCCTACCATTTCTGCCGCGGATCCTGGCCGCTCACGCTGGCGGGCTACGTGATGCTCGGGCTCGATCGACGCGTCTCGCTCGGCCACGGCGCGCTCGCGCTGAAGAGCTGGGGCGAGGTCGTGCGCCTGATGCGCGTGTTCGTCGAGAGCCCGGTCTTCCCGCTGCCGATCCGAGGCTTCTTGCCCGGCTCGATGGAGCCCGCGGTGCTGTCGCAGCACATGTCGCTGGCGATGGACAGCGGCAGCATCACGGTGCTGCGGAACATGTTCCTCGCGGCCGCCGAGGCGCGGCAGAGCGGGCACCGGCTCGGGGGTTTGTCGGGGTTCGCCGAAGACTTCGAGGCGATGGACAGGCCGCTGCTCGTGATCGCGGGGACGGCGGACGATCTCGCGCCGCCCGCGTCCGTCGAGCCGGCCTACGAGCGCAGCCGCTCGAGCGACAAGACCTACCGCGCGTTCCCCCAGGGCCACATCGACCTCATCATGGGCCGAGGCGCGACGCGGATCATCTGGCCGCTCATCGAGCGGTGGGTGACGCGGCGGGCGGCGTAG